From Deltaproteobacteria bacterium:
CATCACCGCGGGACTGCGCGGCAAAAAGGCGGCGCTTTTGACCATGGTCGGCTTCTTTGTGGTTCTCGGCTATTTTCTTTTGGGCGATACCATGTTCCCGAGCCGGCATGGGGGTCAGTTTCAGTAAGCCAAACCAAAGTCGTTCAGCATAAATTCGCCGTGCAAAAGGAAATCGTCATAGTCGGTCTCAACCATCGCAGCGCGCCCATCGAAGTGCGCGAAAGCGTCGCCATCGAGCATGCTTATCTGCGCGACGCTTTAACCCGTTTGCAAAGTTATCCGTCCATCGAAGAGAGCGTCATCCTCTCCACCTGCAATCGCGTCGAAGTGGTCGTCGCGGCATCTGAGAGCGGTCGCGCCTGCGACGACATCAGCGGCTTTCTCGCGGCGCAGAAATCCCAGCGTAACGGCGCCTCGCTGGACGAACATACCTATAGTTACCAGGGCGCCGACGCCGTGCGCCATCTGTTTCGTGTCGCCGCTAGTCTGGATTCCATGGTCGTGGGCGAGCCGCAGATTCTCGGCCAATTGAAAGCTCACTACGACGCGGCGCATCAAGCCGGTAGCGTCGGGACGATTTTGCATCGTTTGTTCCATCGTTCTTTTTCGGTCGCCAAGCGGGTGCGCAGCGAAACCGGCATCGGCAGCGGCGCGGTGTCGGTGAGTTCGGTGGCGGTGGATTTGGCCAAGCGCATCTTCGATCGTTTCGACGACAAGACCGTGATGCTGATCGGCGCCGGGAAAATGGGCGATCTGATGGCGCGCCATCTGCAAAGCCACGGCGTGCGCAGTCTGATGGTGACCAATCGAACTTTCGAGCGCGCCGTCGAATTGGCCGAGCGCATTCACGGCAGCCCGATCCGCTTCGAAGATTTTCCGCAATATTTAAAGATGGCCGATCTGGTGATCGGCTGCGCCGGCGCGCCGGACATCTTGGTCCACGCCCATCAAGTCGAAAAAGTGCTGCGCGAGCGCAAACAGAAGGCGATGTTCTTCATCGACATCGGCGACCGGCGCAACTTCGACGCCAAGATCAACGACCTCGACAACGTTTATCTCTATAACATCGACGACCTCAAAAGCGTCGCGGAAGAAAACTTACAAGGGCGCTCCAACGAAGCGAGCAAGGCCGAGAACATCGTCCAGGATGAAGTGCAGAGCTTCGTGCGCTGGGTCGGTTCGCTCGAACAGGCGCCGACCATCACGGCGTTGCGCCAGCGCTTCGATGACATTCGCCGGCGCGAGATCGAAAAGTCGCTGGGCGGCAGTTTGAAGGATTTGTCGGAGCCCCAGCGCGCGGCGTTGGAAGACATGACCAGCGCGATGATCAACAAGATGCTGCACGGACCGATCGCTCAATTGAAAAACAATCAGGGCGACGACGACGAAGCGACGCTTTACGTCGCGGCGCTGAAAAAGCTCTTCGACTTGGACGGTAAATGAAACGCATCCGCATCGGCAGCCGCGGCAGCATGTTGGCGTTGGCCCAGTCGAATTGGGTCAAGGGCCAACTCGAAGCACATTACCCCGAAGCGCAGGTGGAATTGACGATCATCAAAACCAGCGGCGACCAGTTTATCGATCGGCCCATCGCGGCGATCGGCGGCAAGGGTGTTTTCACCAAAGAAATAGAAGACGCGCTGCTGCGAAACGACATCGACATCGCGGTGCATTCGATGAAAGATTTGCCGACGGAACTGCCTCATGGCTTAGCCATCGTGGCGGTGCCGCGGCGTGAAGACGCGCGCGATGTGGTAGTCAGCCGGGATGGCCGGTTGCTGAAGGATCTTCCTGCCGGCGCGCGAGTGGCGACCGGGAGTTTGCGCCGAAGTTCCCAACTGCTCCATCATCGCGGCGATCTCGCCGTGGTACCGATTCGCGGCAACGTCGATACGCGCTTGCGTAAACTCGATGAAGGCGAAGCCGATGGTTTGATCATGGCGGCGGCGGGCTTGATCCGCATCGGCCGGCCGGAGCGCATCACGGAATATTTAAACGATGAAGTTTGCCTCAGCGCCGTGGCTCAAGGCGCCCTCGGCATCGAGGCGCGGGACGACGGCGCGATGGCGGAGCTGTTGGTGTTTATTCACGATGCCAAAACTAATGCTGAAGTGCGCGCCGAGCGGATGTTGTTGGCGCGGCTCGGCGGCGGCTGTCACGTGCCGATTGGCGCCAGGGCGCGGGTGCATGGCGACGGGCTCAAGATGATCGCCATTGTCGCCGATCCTAATGGCAAAGCGCTTTGCCGTGGTGAAATCAGCGGCAAGACGAGCGACGCCGTGGAACTGGGCCGCCACTTGGCCGAGCAGTTGATTGACGCCGGCGCGGATAAGATTCTCGGCCTAACTTAAGTCGATGGTAGCTCAGCCTCTCGCCGGTAGGAAAATCGTCGTCACCCGGGCGCGCAAGCAAGCCGGGAGTTTGGCCCAGCGCATTGAAGCGCTGGGCGGCGAAGTTGTCGAGCTGCCGACGATTGAAATTCAACTGCCCGAGGATTTTACCGCGTTCGACGCGGCGCTGGCGCGCATTGAAAAATTCGACTGGATGCTCTTCACCAGCGTCAACAGTATCGAGCCTTTTCTCGCGCGGCTCACGCAAGTCGGAAAAACTTTGCTGGATTTACAAAATATAAAAATCGCCGCGGTGGGCTCGGCGACCGCGGAGCGATTGAACGATGCCGGGATATCGCTCGCGTTGGTACCGGAACGTTACCAAGCTGAAGGGCTGCTCGAAGCGCTGGACGCCGCGAGCATGAGCGGTAAGCGTGTGTTGATTCCCCAGGCGGCGCGGGCGCGGGAGATTTTGCCGGAGACTTTGCGTTCTTGGGGCGCCGAGGTTGAAATCATCGAAGCTTATCGAACGGTGGCGCCGGTTTATGATCACAGCGCGGTCAAGGAGCGCTTAAGTCGCGGCGAGATCGATATCGTCACGTTTACCAGTTCGAGCACGGTCGGTAATTTCGTCCAACTGTTTGGCGGTGAACCGTTGGCATCGGTGGTCGGTAACGCTGTCATCGCCAGCATCGGACCGATCACGGCAAAAACCGTCGAAGAGTTGGGCGGGCAAGTTGCGATTCTCTCACGTCAGTCGACCGTCGATGGCTTGCTCGAAGCGCTGATCGATTACTGCGCGAGCGCGCGGAAAAATAACTAGCTTGGGAGAACGCCATGGACTTTCCTCGATACCGGCCAAGAAGATTGCGGCGCAACGAAAAGATTCGCGCCATGGTGCGCGAGACCAGCTTGGCGCCGAAGAATTTGATTTATCCGCTGTTCATCGGGCCGGGGAAAGACAAAGTCCAACCGGTTTCATCGATGCCCGGCGTGGCGCAGTTGTCGGTGGATCGTGCGGTTGACGAATGTGTCGAAGCCAGCGGCCTGGCCATTCCCGCGGTGATCTTGTTCGGTCTCCCCGAAACTAAAGATGCCATCGGCAGCGACGCTTACAATGACGGCGGCATCGTCCAGCAGGCGATCCGCGCGATTAAAGACAAGCTGCCTGACATGTTGGTAATCACCGATGTCTGCTTATGCGAATACACGGATCACGGCCACTGCGGCGTGATCAAGAATGGCGATGTCGACAACGACGGCACTTTGGAGTTGCTGGTGAAAGAGTCCTTGTCCCATGCCCGCGCCGGCGCCGATATCGTCGCGCCTTCGGACATGATGGACGGCCGGGTCGGCGCGATTCGCAGCGCACTCGACCACGACGGCTTTAGCCAGACGGCGATCATGGCCTACGCGGCGAAATACGCTTCGGGTTTTTACGGACCGTTTCGCGAAGCTGCTGAGTCAACGCCGCAGTTCGGCGACCGCCGTTCTTACCAAATGGACCCGGCCAACTCGGACGAAGCGCTGCGCGAAGTCGAGATGGACATCCGCGAAGGCGCCGATATCGTCATGGTCAAACCGGCGATGGCCTACTTGGATGTGGTTTACCGGGTTAAACAGAAGTTCGGCTATCCGGTGGCGGCCTACAACGTCAGCGGCGAATATTCGATGATCAAAGCGGCGGGACAAAACGGCTGGATCGACGAGGAGCGGATCATGATGGAAGTGCTCTATGCGATCCGGCGCGCCGGCGCGGATATGATTCTGACCTACTTCGCCAAAGACGCGGCGCGACTGATGGCAAAGGGCTAGGGATAATATTTCACCACGAAGGACACGAAGATCACGAAGTTCGGAATAATAATTTTCCGAAACCTTCGTGTCCTTCGTGCCTTCGTGGTGAAAGCGAATTTTCTTGTTGCAGGCCTAAATCAAATTCCACAGGTCCTTGATCTTCCTTAGCAGCGTGCGTTCGCATTCGGCTTCCCGGCCGTCGGCGTGGACTTGGGTTTGGGACAGGCGGAAGATCAGCACGCGGTTGCCTTTGGCGAGGCGGAAGATAAACGTGCGCGAGTCGTCTTCGAACTCGACTTGGGTTTCAACCGCGGGATCGGCGCGGGTGGCGATTTTCTGAGCCCAAGCTTGAAGTATAGGAACCGCGGCGGCGCCGCGCTCGGTGCTCAACATGATTTACGATCGGCGGTCAACTATTTTTTATACAGTCCGTCGATGAAGCCGCTTTGGTCGAGTTCGCGGATAAAACTGAAGTCGACGAACTGCTCGGGCTTGACCGCTTTGGCGCGCGGGTCTCTTTCGGCGAGATCGTCGATGACGGTTTTGAGGCCTTCGAGACTGGGATATTGTTTCTTCGGATAGAGGGTTTCGTGCATGACGTTGTCGCGGCTGCGGTCGAGAATGTCCCGATCGAGGCCGCTGCCCATGTATTTTCCCAGCGCGCGGATGGTCGCTTCCTTGTCGGTCCACATTCGATGCACGGCTTCGACGTGGGCGCGCACGTAGCGCCGCACCACGTCGTTATGTTCGCGAATGAATTTCTTGGTAGTAGCCGCGCCGGTATGTTGAAACACCAGACCCATTTGAGCGACATCGGCGAGCACCGCCATGCCGCGCTTCTCGGCGATGAAACTCGACGGCGGGTTGATCACCGCGGCGGTGACTCTGCCGGTCTGTAACGCGCCCAAGCGTTCCGGGCCGCTGCCGACTTGTATCAGAGTTACGTCTTTGCCAACGGTCAAGCCGACTTTTTTCAAGGCAAAACGAGCGATGGAATCGGTGGCGGAGCCGAACCGGCTGATCGCTAGAGTTCCGCCCTTGAGTTGCTCGATATTTTTGACTCCCGGTTTACCCATCAAGACATAATTGAGCGAGATGATGCCGGCCGCAACGAACACCGCGTCGGAGCCGCCGAGTGTGCTGCTGACCAGACCAGGGCCGGAAACTTGCGTGATCGGAACGTCGCCGGAGACTAATGCAAGAATCGCCGTGGAACCGCCGGTAAAATAAATCAGCTGGACGTCGAGACCGTACTTGGCAAAGATCCCCGCGTCCTTGGCGACCCAGGCCGGTAGTTGGTCAGCGCTCACGGCGCTGTAGCCGACGTTGAGGCGCGTCATCTGCGCCGGAGT
This genomic window contains:
- a CDS encoding glutamyl-tRNA reductase; the encoded protein is MVIVGLNHRSAPIEVRESVAIEHAYLRDALTRLQSYPSIEESVILSTCNRVEVVVAASESGRACDDISGFLAAQKSQRNGASLDEHTYSYQGADAVRHLFRVAASLDSMVVGEPQILGQLKAHYDAAHQAGSVGTILHRLFHRSFSVAKRVRSETGIGSGAVSVSSVAVDLAKRIFDRFDDKTVMLIGAGKMGDLMARHLQSHGVRSLMVTNRTFERAVELAERIHGSPIRFEDFPQYLKMADLVIGCAGAPDILVHAHQVEKVLRERKQKAMFFIDIGDRRNFDAKINDLDNVYLYNIDDLKSVAEENLQGRSNEASKAENIVQDEVQSFVRWVGSLEQAPTITALRQRFDDIRRREIEKSLGGSLKDLSEPQRAALEDMTSAMINKMLHGPIAQLKNNQGDDDEATLYVAALKKLFDLDGK
- the hemC gene encoding hydroxymethylbilane synthase; this translates as MKRIRIGSRGSMLALAQSNWVKGQLEAHYPEAQVELTIIKTSGDQFIDRPIAAIGGKGVFTKEIEDALLRNDIDIAVHSMKDLPTELPHGLAIVAVPRREDARDVVVSRDGRLLKDLPAGARVATGSLRRSSQLLHHRGDLAVVPIRGNVDTRLRKLDEGEADGLIMAAAGLIRIGRPERITEYLNDEVCLSAVAQGALGIEARDDGAMAELLVFIHDAKTNAEVRAERMLLARLGGGCHVPIGARARVHGDGLKMIAIVADPNGKALCRGEISGKTSDAVELGRHLAEQLIDAGADKILGLT
- a CDS encoding uroporphyrinogen-III synthase gives rise to the protein MVAQPLAGRKIVVTRARKQAGSLAQRIEALGGEVVELPTIEIQLPEDFTAFDAALARIEKFDWMLFTSVNSIEPFLARLTQVGKTLLDLQNIKIAAVGSATAERLNDAGISLALVPERYQAEGLLEALDAASMSGKRVLIPQAARAREILPETLRSWGAEVEIIEAYRTVAPVYDHSAVKERLSRGEIDIVTFTSSSTVGNFVQLFGGEPLASVVGNAVIASIGPITAKTVEELGGQVAILSRQSTVDGLLEALIDYCASARKNN
- the hemB gene encoding porphobilinogen synthase; its protein translation is MDFPRYRPRRLRRNEKIRAMVRETSLAPKNLIYPLFIGPGKDKVQPVSSMPGVAQLSVDRAVDECVEASGLAIPAVILFGLPETKDAIGSDAYNDGGIVQQAIRAIKDKLPDMLVITDVCLCEYTDHGHCGVIKNGDVDNDGTLELLVKESLSHARAGADIVAPSDMMDGRVGAIRSALDHDGFSQTAIMAYAAKYASGFYGPFREAAESTPQFGDRRSYQMDPANSDEALREVEMDIREGADIVMVKPAMAYLDVVYRVKQKFGYPVAAYNVSGEYSMIKAAGQNGWIDEERIMMEVLYAIRRAGADMILTYFAKDAARLMAKG
- a CDS encoding ABC transporter substrate-binding protein, with amino-acid sequence MAIKNISFVALTFLFSQLSLVADTPAQMTRLNVGYSAVSADQLPAWVAKDAGIFAKYGLDVQLIYFTGGSTAILALVSGDVPITQVSGPGLVSSTLGGSDAVFVAAGIISLNYVLMGKPGVKNIEQLKGGTLAISRFGSATDSIARFALKKVGLTVGKDVTLIQVGSGPERLGALQTGRVTAAVINPPSSFIAEKRGMAVLADVAQMGLVFQHTGAATTKKFIREHNDVVRRYVRAHVEAVHRMWTDKEATIRALGKYMGSGLDRDILDRSRDNVMHETLYPKKQYPSLEGLKTVIDDLAERDPRAKAVKPEQFVDFSFIRELDQSGFIDGLYKK